A genome region from Lytechinus pictus isolate F3 Inbred chromosome 14, Lp3.0, whole genome shotgun sequence includes the following:
- the LOC129276378 gene encoding protein RER1-like → MNDTSKASETISQPSFFSRIGTGLSQRYQSLLDRSVPFAIPRWIGFISFYIIYLVRIFFIQGWFIITYALAIYHLNLFIAFLSPKIDPAVTDDPDDDGPALPTKSGQEFRPFIRRLPEFKFWHSAMKAILIAMTLTFFEVFNVPVFWPILVMYFFLLFFLTMRRQIEHMIKYRYLPWTRGKTKYKGKEDTGDVIGSQ, encoded by the exons ATGAATGATACCAGTAAAGCAAGTGAGACGATCTCTCAACCAAGCTTTTTTAGCAGAATTGGGACTGGTTTATCACag AGGTATCAAAGTCTTTTGGATCGATCTGTACCCTTTGCCATTCCAAGGTGGATTGGATTTATCAGcttttatatcatttatttagtCAGGATATTCTTCATTCAG GGCTGGTTCATTATAACATATGCTCTGGCGATATACCACCTGAATCTATTCATTGCCTTCTTGTCACCCAAGATAGATCCAGCAGTTACAGATGACCCAG ATGATGATGGGCCTGCATTACCCACCAAATCAGGACAAGAATTCAGACCTTTCATCAGAAGATTACCAGAGTTTAAATTTTG GCATTCTGCAATGAAAGCTATATTGATAGCTATGACTTTAACATTCTTTGAAGTCTTCAATGTTCCTGTTTTCTGGCCTATCTTAGTTATGTATTTCTTCCTGCTTTTCTTCTTAACAATGAGGAGACAAATTGAG CATATGATCAAGTACAGGTACCTACCTTGGACACGTGGTAAGACAAAGTACAAGGGAAAGGAAGATACAGGCGATGTGATTGGCTCACAATGA